One stretch of Malus domestica chromosome 14, GDT2T_hap1 DNA includes these proteins:
- the LOC139191284 gene encoding uncharacterized protein, which translates to MPQMRCPEVGQGQIKNLSNSVPIFATTLQGEVQAWFYTLSPQSIRNFDKLSLVFTKEYSSYCSIKKNPNESLRDYVRMFKTEKAMIVGCNDLIARVAFQKGLPADHPLFGKLIMKEDLTLADFFVLAEKHALWDEAR; encoded by the exons ATGCCCCAgatgaggtgtcccgaagtaggacaagggcagataaAGAACCTCTCTAACAGCgtcccg atattcgccaccactctgcAAGGCGAGGTGCAAGCTTGGTTCTACACCTTgtcgccacaatccatccggaatttcgacaaactttctttggttttcaccaaagaatattcatcttattgctcgatcaaaaagaacccaaatgagtcacTTCGTGACTATGTGAGAATGTTCAAAACAGAGAAGGCAatgatagtcggatgcaacgacttgaTAGCTAGagtagccttccaaaaaggacttccagcagaccacccgctatttggaaaattgatcatgaaagaagatctaactctggcagacttttTCGTTCTGGCAGAgaaacatgcactttgggacgaggctcgctAA
- the LOC103431251 gene encoding mitogen-activated protein kinase kinase 9-like, whose product MALIRERRQFNLGLPLPDLSERRPRFSLPLPPTAVTTNTSSSAILAAELERLEVLGHGNGGTVYKVRHKRTSANYAYKLVQGDSDPTVRRQLFREMEILRRTDSPYVVHCHAIFEQPSGDIGILMEYMDYGTLETLLKSNGTFSEPKLTHVARQVLNGLNYLHTHKIIHRDIKPTNLLVNSNMEVKIADFGVSKIMCRTLDACNSYVGTCAYMSPERFDPDTYGGNYNGYASDIWSLGLTLMELYMGHFPFLPPGQRPDWATLMCAICFGEPPTLPEGVSEEFRSFMECCLQKESGKRWSAAQLLTHPFVCKDR is encoded by the coding sequence ATGGCTCTTATCCGTGAACGCCGCCAGTTCAACCTCGGCCTCCCCTTGCCCGACCTCTCCGAGCGCCGCCCTCgtttctctctccccctccctcCCACCGCCGTCACCACCAACACCTCCTCCTCCGCTATCTTGGCCGCAGAACTCGAGAGACTCGAAGTCCTCGGACACGGAAACGGCGGTACCGTCTACAAGGTCCGCCACAAGCGGACTTCAGCCAATTACGCTTACAAACTCGTCCAAGGTGACTCCGACCCCACCGTCCGCCGTCAACTCTTCCGCGAGATGGAAATCCTCCGCCGCACAGACTCTCCGTACGTCGTCCACTGCCACGCAATCTTCGAGCAGCCCTCCGGCGACATCGGGATTCTCATGGAGTACATGGACTATGGCACCCTCGAGACCCTGCTTAAATCCAACGGCACCTTCTCCGAGCCAAAACTTACCCACGTGGCGCGGCAAGTTCTTAACGGCCTCAACTACCTCCACACCCACAAAATCATCCACCGCGACATCAAACCAACAAATCTTCTTGTAAACAGCAACATGGAGGTAAAAATCGCCGACTTCGGCGTGAGCAAGATCATGTGCCGAACGTTGGACGCCTGCAACTCATACGTCGGAACTTGCGCTTACATGAGCCCGGAAAGATTCGACCCGGATACCTACGGCGGCAATTACAACGGCTACGCCAGTGACATATGGAGTTTGGGGCTGACCCTGATGGAGCTCTACATGGGTCACTTCCCGTTCTTGCCTCCGGGTCAGAGACCCGACTGGGCCACCCTCATGTGTGCCATATGTTTCGGAGAGCCCCCCACCTTGCCGGAGGGCGTGTCCGAGGAGTTTCGGAGCTTCATGGAGTGTTGCTTGCAGAAGGAGTCTGGCAAGAGGTGGTCCGCCGCTCAGCTTCTGACCCACCCCTTCGTCTGTAAAGATAGGTGA
- the LOC103431252 gene encoding potassium channel SKOR-like: protein MHGAERRKSSGGGAHDQYEDEGSTFEDDDDYEEEHINDDSKKQWLWKLGRFIACTTAGDSTTLTTTPGSTSTGSRSSSASSFLDRLVIHPDNWLYVGWTHFILLWAVYSSFFTPLEFGFFRGLPENLFLLDIAGQLAFLVDIVVRFFVAYRDFHSHRIVYNRNLIALRYLKSRFLVDLLGCLPWDAIYKASGKEEGVRYLLWIRLSRARRVTEFFEKLEKDIRINYLFTRIAKLFVVELYSTHTAACIFYYLATTIPPSREGYTWIGSLKMGDYSYSHFREIDLWKRYVTSLYFAVVTMATVGYGEIHAVNVREMIFIMFYVSFDMLLGAYLLGNITALIVKGSKTEKFRDKMAELIKYMKKNRLDRGISKDIKNHLRLQYDRSYTEAAVLQDIPASIRSKISQKLYEPYIKEVSLFKGCSLGFIKQIATKIHEEFFLPGEVIIEQGQAVDQLYIVCHGELEKVRRDEDSESEELLERLQTYSSFGEVSFLCNTPQPYSVRASQLCRVLRLDKQSFREILDIHFLDGRIILNNLLEGKDVNTRNKLLESDIILYIGKHEMELVMKVNCAAYDGDFYRVKRLIGAGADPNKMDYDGRSPLHVAASKGFVDITRFLIEQGAAAEMSDKYGNTPLLEAIKNGHDEVGSLLVKAGASLAVDDAGDFLCTTAARRNMELLKRLLSNDINPNAKNYDQRSPLHVAASEGLYPMAEFLLEAGASVLSKDRWGRTPLDEARIGGNKKLIKLLEVARASQLSDFSDHSQETG, encoded by the exons ATGCATGGAGCTGAAAGGAGAAAATCGTCAGGAGGAGGTGCTCATGATCAGTACGAAGATGAGGGGTCGACGTTTGAGGATGATGATGATTATGAGGAGGAGCATATTAATGATGATTCTAAGAAACAGTGGCTGTGGAAATTAGGGCGTTTTATCGCTTGTACGACTGCCGGCGACTCCACCACTCTTACTACTACTCCTGGCAGTACAAGTACTGGAAGCAGATCATCGTCTGCATCTTCGTTTCTTGATCGACTCGTTATTCATCCTGATAACTG GTTGTACGTGGGGTGGACGCATTTCATTCTGCTATGGGCAGTCTATTCGTCCTTCTTCACGCCATTGGAGTTCGGCTTCTTCCGGGGTCTGCCCGAGAATCTGTTCCTGCTCGACATCGCCGGCCAGCTGGCCTTCCTTGTCGACATCGTCGTACGCTTCTTCGTGGCCTACCGAGACTTTCACTCGCACCGTATTGTCTACAACCGCAACCTCATCGCTCTCCGCTACTTGAAGTCTCGATTTCTCGTTGATTTGCTCGGTTGTCTGCCTTGGGACGCCATCTACAAG GCTTCTGGGAAAGAAGAGGGAGTGAGGTACCTGTTATGGATAAGACTAAGTCGAGCACGCAGAGTAACAGAGTTTTTTGAGAAGTTGGAGAAAGATATAAGGATCAACTACCTTTTTACAAGAATTGCCAAACTTTTTGTTGTGGAACTTTATAGCACACACACGGCTGCCTGCATCTTTTATTACCTTGCTACTACCATACCTCCGTCACGGGAAGGATACACATGGATTGGAAGTTTGAAGATGGGTGACTATAGCTATTCCCATTTTAGAGAAATTGACCTTTGGAAGCGTTACGTTACCTCACTCTATTTCGCCGTTGTTACCATGGCAACCGTTG GATATGGAGAGATACATGCAGTGAATGTGAGGGAAATGATATTCATCATGTTTTATGTGTCTTTTGACATGCTTTTGGGTGCTTATCTGCTGGGTAACATTACCGCACTGATTGTAAAAGGATCAAAAACTGAAAAGTTTAGGGACAAGATGGCCGAACTTATAAAATACATGAAGAAAAACAGGCTTGATAGGGGGATAAGTAAGGATATCAAAAATCATTTGAGGTTACAGTATGATCGTAGCTACACCGAAGCGGCTGTTCTTCAGGATATTCCAGCCTCCATTCGCAGCAAG ATTTCACAGAAATTATATGAACCATACATCAAAGAAGTTTCTCTTTTTAAGGGATGCTCTTTAGGATTCATAAAGCAGATT gcaaccaaaattcatgaggAGTTTTTCCTTCCAGGAGAAGTGATCATAGAGCAGGGACAAGCAGTGGATCAATTATACATAGTATGCCATGGGGAGCTG GAGAAGGTGAGAAGGGATGAAGACAGTGAAAGTGAAGAGCTCCTTGAGCGCCTGCAAACCTATAGCTCGTTTGGCGaggtttcttttctttgtaataCTCCCCAGCCATATTCTGTTCGGGCTAGTCAACTGTGCAGGGTCTTGCGACTTGATAAACAATCTTTTAGGGAAATCCTGGATATACATTTCTTAGATGGGCGGATTATCCTAAACAACCTCCTCGAG GGAAAAGACGTGAATACCCGGAACAAGCTTTTGGAATCAGATATCATCCTATATATTGGAAAGCATGAAATGGAGTTAGTTATGAAAGTAAATTGTGCTGCCTATGATGGAGATTTTTATCGAGTAAAACGTTTGATTGGAGCTGGAGCTGATCCCAACAAGATGGACTATGACGGAAGGTCGCCTTTG CATGTTGCTGCATCAAAAGGGTTTGTTGATATCACTCGTTTCCTTATTGAACAAGGAGCGGCCGCTGAGATGTCAG ATAAATATGGGAACACTCCTTTACTTGAAGCCATTAAAAATGGGCACGACGAAGTAGGTTCTTTACTTGTTAAGGCGGGGGCATCACTCGCTGTTGATGATGCCGGTGATTTTCTCTGTACCACGGCAGCAAGGAGGAATATGGAGCTTCTGAAAAGGCTTTTATCCAATGACATAAACCCGAATGCGAAAAATTATGATCAGCGGTCACCACTTCATGTAGCTGCTTCAGAAGGCTTATATCCAATGGCAGAATTCCTTTTAGAAGCAGGAGCAAGTGTTCTATCAAAGGACAG ATGGGGAAGAACTCCACTTGATGAAGCCCGCATAGGTGGAAATAAGAAACTgatcaaattgcttgaagtcgCCAGAGCTTCTCAGTTGTCAGATTTCTCCGATCATTCTCAAGAAACTGGTTAA
- the LOC103431267 gene encoding uncharacterized protein: protein MATILPRSFALKSNNNKKYLRYIHQRIENLDGLVQLSEEDVKSEYARFQMEPADSGYGGLVHIKCCFNNKYLRRASDHQYWIVAGANEPEEDKKHWSCTLFEPVVVHSDNKAVFRLLHVQLGHFVTSFTVNDFNQCLFAERNTPNLHNDMDVYTVVDLEPLVLPSPFVLQSNNNNRYLRYMLDQENNIHQILQFSAQDRTSEFAQFQVERANSRDHQNNHYVHIKCLYNNKYLRRMDINRSLILAAADDRDENTGRWTCTLFKPESVGPTGNNHNNVLCRLRHVATGLYTKPFVDNRLELRLGEENPDPQEVDVYTAIRTHT, encoded by the coding sequence ATGGCAACAATACTACCAAGGTCTTTTGCACTGaaatcaaacaacaacaaaaaatacttGCGCTACATACATCAACGTATCGAGAATCTTGATGGGCTTGTGCAACTCTCCGAAGAGGATGTTAAGAGCGAGTACGCAAGGTTCCAAATGGAGCCGGCAGACAGCGGTTACGGAGGACTCGTGCATATCAAATGCTGTTTCAACAACAAGTACTTGAGAAGGGCGAGCGATCACCAGTACTGGATTGTAGCTGGAGCTAACGAACCAGAGGAAGATAAAAAACATTGGTCCTGCACATTATTCGAGCCTGTGGTTGTCCATTCAGACAACAAGGCAGTCTTCCGATTACTCCACGTGCAACTCGGGCACTTTGTGACGTCATTCACTGTTAACGACTTCAACCAGTGCCTCTTCGCAGAGAGAAACACCCCCAACCTCCACAACGATATGGATGTGTACACAGTCGTCGACTTGGAACCGCTTGTACTACCGAGCCCTTTTGTGCTGCaatcaaacaacaacaacaggtACTTGCGCTACATGCTTGATCAAGAAAACAACATTCATCAGATTCTCCAATTCTCCGCACAGGATCGTACGAGCGAGTTCGCACAGTTCCAAGTGGAGCGGGCAAACAGTAGGGACCACCAAAATAATCATTACGTTCATATCAAATGCTTGTACAACAACAAATACTTGAGAAGGATGGACATAAACAGGTCATTGATCCTTGCTGCGGCTGACGATCGAGATGAAAACACAGGCAGATGGACTTGCACATTGTTCAAGCCTGAAAGTGTCGGACCAACCGGCAACAACCACAACAATGTGCTCTGCCGACTACGCCATGTGGCAACTGGCCTCTATACAAAGCCATTTGTTGACAACAGATTAGAATTACGCCTGGGCGAAGAAAACCCTGACCCCCAAGAAGTTGATGTCTACACAGCAATTCGCACCCATACATGA